From the genome of Colletotrichum higginsianum IMI 349063 chromosome 4, whole genome shotgun sequence, one region includes:
- a CDS encoding DNA-directed RNA polymerase ii subunit rpb1, giving the protein MNAHALLSAQGWRGKGHSLHATDDSIGLAKPLLLNRKDNTKGLGTKAHFTSDTWWMNAFDEQLQGLDTSKKGQVTQTVTQGRLNQIEKVSGGKWMLYASFVRGGFLEGTIQEHERRIKEEDEASGASTPESEETTTSSESDAGSGAGVTNNKEKRQRGETKAERRARRVAKNARKAAREARRQARTAKKASKTSSKDRKESKEEKRARREAKKAKREARKARKAKKGGSG; this is encoded by the coding sequence ATGAACGCACATGCTCTCCTCTCCGCGCAAGGGTGGCGCGGCAAAGGCCACTCGCTCCATGCGACGGACGACTCGATCGGGCTTGCGAAGCCACTTCTCTTGAATCGCAAGGACAATACGAAAGGGTTGGGCACCAAGGCACACTTCACGAGCGACACGTGGTGGATGAACGCGTTCGACGAACAGCTCCAGGGCCTGGACACCTCAAAGAAAGGCCAGGTGACACAGACGGTGACGCAGGGTCGGCTGAACCAGATCGAAAAGGTGTCAGGCGGCAAATGGATGCTGTATGCGAGCTTCGTGCGGGGTGGGTTTCTGGAGGGGACAATTCAAGAACACGAGAGGAGGATaaaagaggaggatgaggcgAGTGGTGCGTCCACACCTGAGAGCGAAGAGACCACGACGAGCTCGGAAAGTGATGCAGGTTCTGGGGCGGGCGTAACGAATAATAAGGAGAAGAGGCAGAGGGGGGAGACGAAGGCAGaaaggagggcgaggagggttGCGAAGAATGCGAGGAAAGCagcgagggaggcgaggagaCAAGCTAGAACCGCAAAGAAGGCGTCCAAGACTTCTTCGAAAGATCGCAAAGAGTCtaaggaagagaagagggcgagaagggaggccaagaaggccaagaggGAAGCGAGGAAAGCGAGGAAAgcgaagaagggggggtCCGGATGA
- a CDS encoding Endoplasmic oxidoreductin-1, with product MIVRYAAVFFPLLFSLSGAHAEVSDSHISLSNSTYQISPKAIVSDACASYSTLDRLNTKVKPLVDDLTRSTDFFSHYRLNLFHKKCPFWNDENGMCGNIACAVETLDNEEDIPEVWRASELGKLEGPLAKHPPRRVQHERPERPLQGKLGEEVGESCVVEYDDECDERDYCVPEDESASSKGDYVSLLRNPERFTGYGGFGAAQVWDAIYRENCFQKSSFPHSASLGQSQVGHKGPAAQDFRQVLEAVGRQQALEQMRETQPNAPFVAQTGLEVEDECLEKRVFYRVISGMHASISTHLCWDFLNQTTGQWQPNVACYRTRLHTHPERISNLYFNYALVTRAVAKLGPYLQGRDYTFCSGDIDQDASTRAKVLEVTEGAASVPQIFDESLMFKNGEGPSLKEDFRNRFRNISRVMDCVGCDKCRLWGKLQTAGYGTALKVLFEFDNASEDIPVLKRTELVALFNTYARISSSLDAITKFRAMIDTEDALTAASATAPKLPKSASEDIPDRAKKPHHVVTSPETGSMEKKDPEDEYAEDEPRREETLSDALGEEFDRVIKAFNFVLRRWLSFPKTFFNVAVVELIRFYQFFVGLPVSERNWSFERPVVDEL from the exons ATGATTGTGCGGTATGCCGCCgttttctttccccttctATTCTCTCTTTCGGGGGCCCACGCCGAGGTGTCCGACTCCCACATCTCCCTATCTAACTCGACATACCAGATCTCCCCCAAGGCTATCGTTTCCGACGCATGCGCCTCGTACTCGACTCTCGACAGACTGAATACCAAGGTCAAGCCCCTCGTTGATGACCTTACGAGATCGAccgacttcttctcccactATCGACTGAATCTCTTCCACAAGAAGTGCCCCTTCTGGAACGACGAAAATGGCATGTGCGGCAACATCGCTTGCGCCGTCGAGACGCTCGACAACGAGGAGGACATCCCCGAGGTCTGGAGGGCGAGTGAGCTGGGCAAGCTGGAGGGCCCGCTTGCGAAACACCCCCCGAGAAGGGTACAGCATGAGCGCCCTGAGCGGCCCCTGCAGGGAAAGCTGGGTGAGGAGGTCGGTGAGAGCTGCGTGGTGGAATACGACGACGAGTGTGACGAGCGAGACTACTGTgtgcccgaggacgagagcgCGAGCTCCAAGGGCGACTACGTGAGCCTCCTCCGCAACCCCGAGCGCTTCACCGGATACGGTGGCTTCGGTGCCGCTCAGGTCTGGGACGCCATCTACCGCGAGAACTGTTTCCAGAAGAGCTCTTTTCCGCACTCGGCGTCTCTTGGACAGTCGCAGGTCGGTCACAAGGGCCCCGCGGCTCAAGACTTTcgccaggtcctcgaggcAGTAGGGCGGCAGCAGGCACTTGAGCAAATGAGGGAGACGCAGCCGAACGCCCCATTCGTGGCTCAgaccggcctcgaggtcgaggacgagtgCCTCGAGAAGCGTGTTTTCTACCGCGTCATCTCGGGCATGCACGCAAGCATCAGCACCCACCTTTGCTGGGATTTCCTCAACCAGACCACCGGTCAGTGGCAGCCCAATGTAGCCTGTTACCGGACCCGACTGCATACCCACCCGGAGCGCATTAGCAACCTATACTTTAACTACGCGCTCGTCACCCGCGCTGTCGCCAAGCTGGGCCCCTACCTTCAGGGCCGCGACTACACCTTCTGCTCCGGTGACATCGACCAGGACGCCTCGACAAGGgccaaggtcctcgaggtGACAGAAGGCGCCGCTAGCGTGCCCCAAATCTTCGACGAGAGCCTCATGTTTAAGAACGGCGAGGGCCCGTCGCTGAAGGAGGATTTTCGCAACCGCTTCCGCAACATCAGCCGTGTCATGGACTGTGTTGGATGCGACAAGTGCCGCCTTTGGGGCAAGCTGCAGACCGCCGGCTATGGCACCGCGCTCAAAGTTCTGTTCGAATTCGACAACGCCAGCGAAGACATACCTGTGCTGAAGCGTACCGAGCTTGTCGCCCTTTTCAACACGTACGCCCGAATTAGCAGCTCCCTCGATGCCATTACCAAGTTCCGCGCGATGATCGATACAGAGGATGCACTCACTGCTGCGTCTGCCACTGCCCCCAAGTTGCCCAAATCCGCCTCAGAAGACATCCCCGACCGGGCAAAGAAGCCTCACCACGTGGTGACATCGCCCGAGACGGGGTccatggagaagaaggaccCGGAGGACGAATACGCTGAGGATGAGCCACGACGCGAGGAGACCCTGTCTGACGCTTTAGGGGAAGAGTTTGATCGCGTCATCAAGGCCTTCAACTTCGTCCTGCGCCGTTGGCTCTCATTCCCCAAAACCTT TTTTAACGTCGCCGTTGTTGAGCTGATCCGATTCTACCAGTTCTTTGTCGGCCTCCCAGTGAGCGAAAGGAACTGGAGCTTCGAGCGACCTGTCGTAGATGAGTTGTAA
- a CDS encoding Homocitrate synthase, with protein MCPTPDVSASNGDTNGSNGHTNGSNGVANGNKADHPGYTAIPTKQKHSNPYQPVGDFLSNVDRYKIIESTLREGEQFANAFFDTETKIKIAKALDDFGVDYIELTSPAASEQSRKDCEAICKLGLKSKILTHVRCHMDDARLAVETGVDGVDVVIGTSSYLREHSHGKDMTYIINTAIEVIQFVKSKGLEIRFSSEDSFRSDLVDLLSVYSAVDKVGVHRVGIADTVGCASPRQVYDLVRTLRGVVSCDIETHFHNDTGCAIANAYCALEAGATHIDTSVIGIGERNGITPLGGLMARMIVAAPEYTKSKYKLHKLKEIEDLVAEAVEINIPFNNYITGFCAFTHKAGIHAKAILNNPSTYEIINPADFGMSRYVHFASRLTGWNAIKSRVEQLGLTMTDAQVKVVTQKIKALADVRPIAIDDADSIIRTFHLNITEGEEKPLLPNLTAEEQAKFEKAERELAGEPEKRALDDAAAEPAAKKVKA; from the exons ATGTGTCCTACTCCTGACGTCTCGGCCTCCAATGGCGACACGAATGGCTCCAATGGTCACACGAATGGCTCCAATGGCGTCGCCAACGGCAACAAGGCCG ATCACCCTGGCTACACTGCTATCCCC ACCAAGCAGAAGCATAGCAATCCCTACCAGCCGGTCGGCGACTTCCTCAGCAATGTCGACCGATACAAGATCA TCGAGTCCACTCTGAGAGAGGGCGAGCAGTTCGCCAACGCTTTCTTCGATACTGAAACCAAGATCAAGATCGCAAAGGCCCTCGATGATTTTGGCGTTGATTACATCGAGTTAACGTCGCCTGCCGCATCAGAGCAGTCTCGCAAGGACTGCGAGGCCATTTGCAAGCTTGGTCTCAAGTCTAAGATCCTTACCCACGTTCGCTGCCAC ATGGACGATGCCCGTCTTGCTGTCGAGACTGGTGTTGACGGTGTCGATGTCGTCATTGGCACTTCTTCCTACCTTCGCGAGCACTCTCACGGCAAGGACATGACCTACATCATCAACACCGCCATCGAGGTTATCCAGTTTGTCAAGTCTAAGGGTCTCGAGATTCGCTTCTCGTCTGAGGACTCTTTCCGCTCTGATCTTGTCGACCTGCTCTCTGTCTACAGCGCCGTCGACAAAGTTGGCGTTCACAGAGTTGGAATCGCCGACACCGTTGGCTGCGCCAGCCCCAGACAGGTCTATGATCTTGTCCGCACTCTTAGAGGCGTAGTCAGCTGCGATATCGAGACTCAT TTCCACAACGACACCGGCTGCGCCATCGCCAATGCTTACtgcgccctcgaggccggtgCTACACACA TTGACACCTCCGTCATTGGTATCGGAGAACGCAACGGTATCACTCCCCTCGGTGGCCTGATGGCTCGCATGATCGTCGCTGCTCCCGAGTACACCAAGTCCAAGTACAAGCTGCACAAGCTCAAGGAGATTGAGGACCTTgttgccgaggccgtcgagatcAACATCCCCTTCAACAACTACATCACTGGCTTTTGCGCTTTCACCCACAAGGCTGGTATTCATGCCAAGGCCATCCTGAACAACCCTAGCACATATG AGATCATTAATCCTGCCGACTTTGGTATGAGCAGATATGTTCACTTCGCCTCAAGACTGACGGGATGGAACGCTATCAAGAGCCGTGTtgagcagctcggcctcaCCATGACCGACGCCCAAGTCAAGGTCGTCACCCAGAAGATCAAGGCTCTCGCCGATGTCAGGCCgatcgccatcgacgacgccgactcGATTATCCGGACTTTCCACCTGAACATTACGGAGGGTGAGGAGAAGCCGTTGCTGCCGAACCTTACTGCTGAGGAGCAGGCCAAGTTCGAGAAGGCGGAGAGAGAGCTTGCTGGCGAGCCGGAGAAGCGTGCTTTGGATGATGCCGCGGCGGAGCCCGCTGCCAAGAAGGTTAAGGCGTAA
- a CDS encoding U6 snRNA phosphodiesterase — MALVDYSSSDSASEPGSPPVKRRKASGSGTHGPMPDSDATGAVECHDSETKSGSVDVMGKASNSEGLPPLPAQFHDLYASTVRASTADDPNLHQGRKRTIPHIAGNWPSHVYIEWHPTADQHSLLVALLDNIKPILNSQKLYPLLTSDLNAPLPLHISLSRPLSLPTAQKDHFLSALTHSLSAATGGFHISPRGIGFFKSPDSDRAFLVLRVADSAVSQDTTNTSGKNPQLQALLTKCNAVALRLNHPPLYQTDATELVDDAFHMSIGWTFGLPPEDACLRTRALLKQPDFRDVGQWEIGVSGVKIKIGNIITHVPLTDDSRARKNSIVEEGLYE, encoded by the exons ATGGCTCTAGTGGACTATTCCTCGTCCGACTCTGCTTCTGAACCGGGCTCGCCTCCGGTCAAGCGTCGCAAAGCGTCGGGCTCCGGGACCCACGGCCCCATGCCGGACAGCGACGCTACCGGCGCCGTCGAATGTCATGATAGCGAAACAAAATCCGGTTCTGTCGATGTCATGGGCAAAGCCAGCAACTCGGAGGGGTTGCCCCCTCTTCCTGCCCAATTCCATGATCTTTACGCCTCCACTGTCCGAGCCAGCACAGCCGATGACCCAAACCTGCACCAAGGTCGGAAGAGGACCATTCCGCACATTGCTGGCAACTGGCCGTCACACGTATACATTGAAT GGCACCCAACTGCCGACCAGCAttccctcctcgtcgcccttctGGACAACATCAAGCCCATTCTCAACTCGCAGAAGCTGTACCCGCTCCTCACCTCCGACCTCAACGCCCCTCTACCCCTCCATATCTCCCTCTCACGCCCGCTGTCCCTGCCCACGGCACAGAAGGACCACTTTCTCTCGGCTCTAACACACTCGCTGTCCGCCGCTACGGGGGGGTTCCACATCTCCCCTCGAGGTATCGGCTTCTTCAAGTCCCCCGACTCGGACCGAGCCTTCCTTGTCCTCCGCGTCGCGGATTCGGCCGTCTCGCAGGACACTACCAACACGAGCGGCAAGAACCCGCAGCTGCAGGCACTGCTGACAAAGTGTAACGCTGTTGCCTTGCGCCTCAACCACCCACCCTTGTACCAGACCGACGCcaccgagctcgtcgacgacgcgtTTCACATGAGCATCGGTTGGACATTCGGGCTACCGCCGGAGGACGCGTGCTTGCGGACGCGTGCTCTGCTGAAGCAGCCCGACTTCCGCGACGTTGGGCAGTGGGAAATTGGGGTGTCGGGGGTCAAGATCAAGATTGGAAACATTATCACGCATGTGCCTTTGACTGACGACTCGAGGGCTAGGAAGAACAGTATTGTTGAGGAAGGGTTGTATGAGTAG
- a CDS encoding tRNA(His) guanylyltransferase — protein sequence MANSKFEYVKSFEQPDFLLPNTWIVVRVDGRGFTKLCAKYNLEKPNDKRALDLMNAAARVVVTELPDITVAYGVSDEYSFVFHKSCTLFERRASKIVSTVVSTFTANYVHLWSTYFTNTPLSPPLPSFDGRAVCYPTVMNLRDYMSWRQVDCHINNLYNTTFWTLIKLGGLDNREAEKLLAASPLPPLTHMQGTVSGDKNEILFSQFKINYNNEPEMYKKGSVVFRDYELVEPGTHNAAEAADALAEPEQQSKTQAEKDKKKRSKARVVIEHLDIIKDDFWDRRPWLLSNKPGKTPKEP from the exons ATGGCGAATTCCAA ATTTGAATACGTCAAGAGCTTTGAGCAACCCGATTTCTTGCTACCAAACACTTGGATCGTTGTCCGCGTAGACGGGAGAGGATTCACCAA ACTCTGCGCCAAGTATAATCTCGAGAAGCCCAACGATAAGAGGGCGCTCGACCTCATGAACGCCGCTGCCAGGGTAGTCGTTACGGAGCTCCCAGACATCACCGTCGCATATGGCGTAAGCGACGAGTACAGCTTCGTCTTTCACAAGTCATGTACACTGTTCGAGAGGAGAGCGAG TAAAATCGTGAGCACAGTGGTCTCGACGTTCACAGCTAACTACGTCCACCTGTGGTCAACGTACTTCACTAACACCCCGCTCTCGCCGCCCCTGCCGAGCTTTGACGGCCGGGCGGTATGCTATCCCACGGTCATGAATCTGAGGGATTATATGAGCTGGCGGCAAGTTGACT GCCACATCAACAACCTTTACAACACAACTTTCTGGACTCTTATCAAGCTAGGCGGCCTTGACAACAGAGAAGCAGAGAAGCTCCTGGCGGCAAGCCCCCTTC CTCCTCTAACACACATGCAGGGTACCGTCTCCGGAGACAAGAACGAAATCCTCTTTTCACAGTTCAAGATAAACTATAACAACGAGCCGGAGATGTACAAAAAAGGCAGCGTCGTCTTCCGCGAC TACGAACTCGTCGAGCCGGGGACCCACAACGCCGCTGAGGCGGCCGACGCTCTGGCCGAGCCAGAGCAGCAGAGCAAGACGCAGGCGGAGaaagacaagaaaaagagaagcaAGGCCAGAGTCGTCATTGAACACCTCGACATCATCAAAGACGACTTCTGGGACCGGCGGCCGTGGCTTCTCTCCAACAAGCCCGGCAAGACGCCCAAAGAACCCTGA
- a CDS encoding Bromodomain containing protein: MDNKRRSSAMNGATDAQEPNAKKQKLAAKYNLKEQETVESTTEYGHFFLEQIRRTADKNGRKVSGYFESLPDKDSNPEYYKKTRMPISLAMIEKKLDQGDFPTLTELESYCKRMVSNAKEFYPRGSQLFEDAERVRKALSNFMTKYNPAYARGGYTAVPTPLPADGTADDVEEDGEPVSHSTSGRRKSQAVAKSPEQQDDADGDEQEDTAEVDDGEDEEEEEDDDAEGEEDDDEGSQTSRPATILIRRRGPGRPTKGTTPRKTKARTVTPSRPDCEYEGIPYKGLSFQAAQEKIVEEMIRSKEDGGQEPYFEPFVNLPPRVLKDYYRIVKEPISLKKLQKSVKGVKGRNEATGTSEFKTWAAFEETASLLWKNAFFYNEEGSEIYELGQELEEFFKNELKQAKGAVQEPAQPKIKLKVQQPAPEQPAPSSKRITIHVGGKSDSGESPAPPISQSAGHQVGDHASIANGITRQSGTPAVPAAMDRIHSVSVASPSPSIVNNVKREDAARPSPTVTPGHTSTPSAFPPPATGSATNLSNATFQPIGVAQHQPQTNGIQQQPQQQQKPLWDQTRRAPGKGAADALISSLRVQTHPMINVERRFEITMLPLEKEAQQSVTVHMQPSHLRVQLILVVPSFLEKEGRQWRLFVSVNRQMAHQAHPVPGQVLPLGARVFEAQLQAGAVNNIEVSIAAALPKGQKLSSGADFEVEQMTVFAHVAKN; this comes from the exons ATGGACAACAAACGCAGGTCGTCGGCCATGAACGGCGCGACAGATGCTCAAGAGCCCAACGcaaagaagcagaagctTGCTGCG AAATACAACCTTAAGGAGCAAGAGACAGTCGAGTCCACCACTGAATATGGCCATTTCTTTCTCGAGCAAATCCGCCGAACCGCTGACAAAAA TGGACGCAAGGTCTCTGGTTACTTCGAGTCGCTGCCCGATAAGGATAGCAACCCCGAATACTACAAGAAGACGAGAATGCCTATCTCACTCGCAATGatcgagaagaagctcgaccaAGGAGACTTTCCCACCCTCACCGAACTTGAAAGTTACTGCAAGCGCATGGTATCAAATGCCAAGGAGTTCTACCCTCGCGGGAGTCAGCTCTTCGAAGATGCAGAACGGGTCCGGAAGGCCCTGAGTAACTTCATGACCAAGTACAACCCTGCTTACGCGAGAGGTGGTTATACGGCCGTTCCCACCCCCCTGCCTGCCGATGGCACTGCGGACGACGTagaggaagatggcgagCCTGTTTCTCACTCTACAAGTGGCCGTCGCAAGTCTCAAGCTGTAGCCAAGTCTCCTGAGCAACaggacgatgctgatggcgaTGAGCAAGAAGACACTGCCGAAGtcgacgatggagaggacgaagaggaagaggaagacgacgacgccgagggcgaagaggacgatgacgaaggaAGTCAGACATCCAGGCCCGCGACTATCCTCattcgtcgtcgaggaccagGCAGACCTACCAAAGGGACAACGCCACGCAAGACAAAGGCACGGACCGTCACGCCCAGCCGCCCTGACTGCGAGTATGAGGGCATCCCCTACAAGGGCCTCAGTTTTCAGGCTGCTCAGGAGAAGATCGTGGAGGAGATGATCCGGAGCAAGGAGGATGG CGGTCAAGAGCCCTATTTCGAACCTTTCGTCAACCTTCCTCCCCGCGTCTTGAAAGATTACTACAGAATTGTGAAGGAGCCTATCTCACTGAAAAAGCTCCAGAAGTCTGTGAAAGGTGTCAAGGGCCGCAATGAGGCTACCGGCACCAGCGAATTCAAGACCTGGGCAGCATTCGAGGAGACGGCTAGCTTGCTCTGGAAGAACGCTTTCTTCTACAATGAGGAGGGGAGCGAGATCTACGAGCTGGGCCAAGAACTCGAG GAGTTCTTCAAGAATGAGTTGAAACAAGCCAAAGGCGCTGTTCAAGAGCCGGCACAGCCTAAGATCAAGCTCAAAGTCCAGCAACCGGCGCCTGAGCAGCCCGCACCTTCATCGAAAAGGATCACAATCCACGTGGGCGGCAAGAGCGACTCGGGAGAGTCGCCTGCACCCCCGATCTCCCAGTCAGCTGGACACCAGGTCGGCGATCATGCGTCTATCGCCAACGGCATCACGCGCCAGAGTGGAACTCCAGCTGTTCCGGCTGCGATGGACAGGATTCACAGCGTCTCCGTCGCCTCGCCAAGCCCCTCGATTGTCAACAATGTCAAGCGAGAGGATGCAGCCCGCCCCTCCCCAACAGTGACACCCGGTCATACTAGCACGCCCTCAGCCTTTCCGCCGCCCGCTACTGGATCGGCTACAAATCTATCTAATGCGACCTTTCAGCCTATAGGTGTTGCGCAGCATCAGCCGCAGACAAATGGCatacagcagcagccgcagcagcagcagaaacCTCTGTGGGACCAGACGAGACGCGCTCCAGGCAAAG GAGCTGCAGATGCATtgatcagcagcctcagAGTCCAGACGCACCCAATGATCAATGTTGAGCGGCGCTTCGAGATTACTATGCTACCTCTCGAGAAAGAGGCACAACAGTCCGTGACGGTTCACATGCAGCCCAGCCACTTGAGAGTCCAGCTCATCCTGGTCGTGCCCTCGTTCCTGGAGAAAGAAGGACGTCAGTGGAGACTTTTTGTATCGGTTAACCGCCAGATGGCCCACCAGGCTCACCCTGTTCCCGGTCAGGTGCTGCCTCTCGGCGCCCGCGTCTTTGAAGCCCAGCTTCAGGCTGGAGCTGTTAACAATATTGAGGTCTCCATTGCGGCTGCTTTGCCCAAGGGTCAAAAGCTGTCCAGCGGCGCTGATTTCGAAGTGGAGCAGATGACGGTGTTTGCTCACGTGGCCAAGAACTAG
- a CDS encoding WD repeat domain-containing protein, which translates to MNFLLSNEENEAIAAVEAINAINNTNTIRSGHSTCLRFNRTGDLLASGRVDGTVVIWDIETMGVARKMRGHHRSITSLSWSRCGRYLLSACQGWKAVLWDLKDGRRYREVRFRAPAYIAELNPFNHHQFVASIFEEQPILVDVSDVTDVKYPLSSAPKRPDIDGEPTEKQLKEDAKQMTTVTIFTSTGEHILAGTNKGWINVIDVKTRKTIYSEKPCSGVITTLRLNNSGRVLLINAQDRIVRTFHIPNLAAEDLDLDTIHFTEEHKFSDQVNRLSWNHVTFSSASEYVAASTYNNHEIYVWDRGMGSTGLIRILDGPKEEQGVVEWHPERPFIATCGLETGRVYIWSVIPEQKWSRLAPDFAQVEENQEYEEMEDEFDIYGQEELQKRRLDAEDEDVDVVTSTIVNGHSGGTGDFRMPILYDLGESDSEEEFVTISTGTMRRRSPGADGEIPDSEVVEDKIPSRKGRAGRGRRR; encoded by the exons ATGAATTTCCTTCTCAGTAACGAAGAGAACGAGGCCAttgccgccgtcgaagcTATCAAtgccatcaacaacacaaATACAATCCGATCTGGTCACTCAACATGTTTGCGCTTCAACCGGACAGGTGACCTCCTAGCCTCTGGTAGAGTGGACGGCACGGTGGTTATCTGGGACATTGAGACGATGGGCGTGGCAAGGAAGATGCGAGGTCATCATAGAAGCATCACGTCTCTGAGTTGGTCGAGATGCGGCCGCTACCTGCTGTCGGCGTGTCAAGGTTGGAAGGCCGTCTTGTGGGATCTGAAAGACGGCAGGCGGTACCGTGAGGTTCGCTTTCGAGCCCCGGCGTACATCGCGGAACTCAATCCCTTTAATCA CCACCAGTTTGTCGCCTCCATATTCGAGGAGCAGCCGATCCTCGTTGATGTGTCAGATGTAACCGATGTCAAATACCCCCtcagctcggcgccgaaaCGACCCGACATAGATGGAGAGCCCACCGAGAAGCAGCTGAAGGAGGACGCGAAACAAATGACGACCGTCACGATTTTTACCTCTACAGGAGAGCACATTCTGGCGGGAACAAATAAGGGGTGGATCAACGTCATTGACGTCAAGACCAGAAAGACAATATACTCAGAGAAGCCCTGCAGTGGCGTCATCACGACGTTGCGCCTCAACAACTCGGGACGAGTGCTGTTGATCAATGCGCAAGACCGCATTGTCCGAACCTTCCACATACCGAATCTTGCCGCTGAggacctcgaccttgacACGATACACTTTACGGAGGAGCACAAATTTTCGGATCAAGTCAACAGGTTATCGTGGAACCACGTTACGTTCAGCTCGGCGTCAGAGTACGTTGCGGCGTCAACATACAACAATCACGAGATTTATGTCTGGGATAGGGGCATGGGCAGCACAGGTCTCATTAGAATTCTGGACGGCCCTAAGGAAGAACAGGGAGTTGTGGAGTGGCACCCAGAGCGGCCGTTCATCGCCACTTGTGGCCTCGAGACTGGAAGGGTATACATATGGTCTGTCATACCCGAGCAGAAGTGGTCTAGGCTCGCGCCCGACTTTGCgcaggtcgaggagaacCAGGAGTatgaggagatggaggacgaGTTCGACATCTACGGCCAGGAGGAGCTGCAGAAGAGACGACTGGAcgcagaagacgaggatgtgGACGTCGTCACCTCGACCATCGTCAACGGGCATTCTGGCGGAACAGGGGACTTCCGCATGCCGATTCTCTATGATCTAGGGGAGAGCGACAGCGAGGAGGAGTTCGTTACGATATCTACCGGAACCATGCGGAGAAGGAGTCCAGGTGCGGATGGAGAGATACCAGACAGCgaagtcgtcgaggacaAGATCCCATCAAGAAAGGGAAGGGCGGGTAGaggcagaagaagatga
- a CDS encoding Cyclin-dependent kinases regulatory subunit produces the protein MDIDMSRRNKVPRPLSESERTRLDEFIESIHYSARYVCPLAPASIHALRSRRKQQTDLFALDRYSDSEYEYRHVQLPKAMLKAIPKDYHDSSHGTLKLLWEEEWRALGITQSLGWEHYEVHEPEPHILLFKRPLNYQPPQ, from the exons ATGGATATCGACATGAGCCGCCGCAACAAGGTCCCACGACCTCTGTCGGAATCGGAAAGAACCCGGTTAGATGAATTCATAGAGAGCATTCACTACTCGGCGCGGTATGTTTGTCCCCTAGCTCCCGCCTCTATCCATGCACTCCGATCAAGGCGCAAACAACAGACTGATCTGTTTGCTCTCGATAGATACTCTGACAGCGAGTACGAATACCGCCACGTGCAACTTCCCAAGGCCATGCTCAAAGCCATTCCCAAAGACTACCACGACTCTTCCCACGGAACACTGAAGTTGCTATGGGAGGAGGAATGGCGAGCACTCGGCATCACTCAG AGCTTGGGTTGGGAACACTACGAAGTGCATGAGCCGGAGCCGCACATTCTACTGTTCAA GCGCCCCCTTAACTACCAGCCTCCCCAGTGA